In Thermomonas paludicola, the following are encoded in one genomic region:
- a CDS encoding DUF2608 domain-containing protein encodes MRRLLPVLLLVLLGACSTPALRSGAASSTIRDIDDLAQLAPALNEGRGRTLLVLDIDDTLLTSDGFFGSDKWYEWQKRLPASDPGKVPCLFDVISMNYETGTQTPTQPDGPALINALAVDKLLLTSRNPLYRGGTLRTLQAAGYALPAMLGGQVEGRSWDFRKAADAKPVRVFYDQGLFMTTGQDKGLALLNLLQGLHLRYDRVVLVDDGQKNIDNMRAALQVAHIDYLGLHYTRVNKGIGSDDATAGRAGWQAWRQLLASAYPKRLADLENGKCFY; translated from the coding sequence ATGCGCCGCCTTTTGCCCGTTCTCCTGCTTGTCCTGCTGGGCGCCTGCAGCACCCCGGCGCTGCGTTCCGGTGCCGCCAGCTCGACCATTCGCGACATCGATGACCTGGCCCAGCTCGCCCCGGCATTGAACGAGGGGCGCGGCCGCACGCTTTTGGTACTGGATATCGATGACACCCTGCTGACGTCCGATGGCTTCTTCGGCAGCGACAAGTGGTACGAGTGGCAAAAACGGCTGCCCGCCAGCGATCCGGGCAAGGTGCCCTGCCTGTTCGACGTGATTTCCATGAATTACGAAACCGGCACGCAAACCCCCACCCAGCCGGATGGCCCGGCGCTGATCAACGCGCTGGCCGTGGACAAGCTGCTGCTGACCTCGCGCAACCCGCTCTATCGCGGCGGCACCCTGCGCACCCTGCAGGCGGCCGGCTATGCGTTGCCAGCCATGCTGGGCGGGCAGGTGGAGGGTCGCAGCTGGGACTTCCGCAAAGCGGCAGACGCCAAGCCGGTGCGGGTGTTCTACGACCAGGGCCTGTTCATGACCACCGGCCAGGACAAGGGACTGGCGCTGCTGAACCTGTTGCAGGGATTGCACCTGCGCTACGACCGGGTGGTGCTGGTGGATGACGGGCAGAAAAACATCGACAACATGCGCGCAGCGCTGCAGGTCGCCCACATCGATTATCTGGGCCTGCATTACACCCGGGTCAACAAGGGCATTGGCAGCGACGATGCCACCGCCGGCCGCGCCGGCTGGCAGGCCTGGCGCCAGCTGCTGGCCAGCGCCTATCCCAAGCGTTTGGCCGATCTCGAAAATGGCAAGTGTTTCTATTAA
- a CDS encoding EAL domain-containing protein translates to MSERHPTDQDHDARDDHAEGASGFAATGLSILAATDVRAVAAALLQGLQGCGFPASAVAWTDHGELLFEPPEAGSPEQSQAAVAAFAGQPQTVAGIAEAHLLPPGAADAGAVLLARPGRQGALSPVQSRLLALAGRRLSELFSIQRLHATVKDLGHAEKLQHALFAIADMASSERDMQSLLHGLHQIIGQLMYAENFYIALYTPERDTLRFIYFVDEMDGEMYDPDQEIPASEMGRSLTLGLIRHGRAVRGPSEDIARMLKLPQDGKFGTPSIDFMGVPMRRDGQVMGALVVQSYREGMGYTQSDCAVLGFVAEHVLNAVERKRGQQALEQRVKDRTSELAAVNIQLKAQIVERERAAHLQATLYRIAALANNQESDEDFYRSIHQAVGELLDAENFYIALVSADGARLEIPYSVDAAGDQRNDRPLGLGLSEYVLRHGQTLLIDDAGVRDLVAQGDVDASHHASRTSAVCWLGAPLQGSDGVIGLVVVQSYRPDLTYAQQDAELLTFVAHQIASSVQRRRQAEALRTLNAELEQRVQARTRELRREISVREQVEAQLKHQVMHDPLTGLPNRLYLRDRLDRALSSQQRNAQHHFALLYLDVDRFKLFNDSLGHLAGDVVLREVSRRLLECVRTPDIVARLSGDEFAILLEEGQQPATASKIAQRIQSRMQAPIQVGERDLQASVSIGIAISHPRYQTIDEMLHDADVALYRAKATGRQRFVLFDETQQKVAMNVLELELELRNALHVGEFRPYFQPIVQLTDGHTVGYEALIRWQHPVRGLLGPGEFLPVAEESGLIEAIDWHMYRLACTEGATLVANGGFVSINISPRHFQYEDFDQRLLELLRETGFPPAQLRIEVTESTLLGDPEAAARILQRLQDAHVGTALDDFGTGYSSLSYVHRFPLKSIKIDRSFISGLDQSGASRSWAIVGAVQSLAQSLNLDVVAEGVETEGQRQALLAMGCAHAQGFLFGRPQASLHWLDAPQPAVSPVES, encoded by the coding sequence ATGAGCGAGAGGCACCCCACGGATCAAGATCACGACGCACGTGACGATCACGCGGAGGGCGCCTCGGGCTTTGCCGCAACCGGTCTGTCGATCCTTGCCGCCACCGACGTGCGCGCGGTTGCCGCAGCGCTCCTGCAAGGCCTGCAAGGTTGCGGCTTCCCGGCCAGTGCAGTGGCATGGACGGATCACGGGGAGCTGTTGTTCGAACCCCCCGAGGCGGGCAGTCCCGAGCAGTCGCAGGCCGCCGTTGCGGCATTCGCCGGGCAACCGCAGACGGTCGCCGGTATCGCCGAAGCCCATTTGCTGCCGCCCGGTGCGGCCGATGCCGGCGCGGTCCTGCTGGCGCGCCCGGGCCGGCAGGGTGCACTTTCGCCCGTGCAGTCGCGCCTGCTGGCGCTGGCCGGGCGACGCCTGTCCGAACTGTTCTCGATCCAGCGGCTGCACGCGACGGTCAAGGATCTGGGGCACGCCGAGAAGTTGCAGCATGCGTTGTTCGCGATCGCCGACATGGCCTCGTCCGAGCGCGACATGCAGAGCCTGCTGCACGGCCTGCACCAGATCATCGGCCAGCTCATGTACGCCGAGAACTTCTACATCGCGCTCTACACCCCCGAACGCGACACCCTGCGCTTCATCTATTTCGTCGATGAAATGGATGGCGAAATGTATGACCCCGACCAGGAGATCCCGGCCTCGGAAATGGGCCGCAGCCTCACCCTCGGCCTGATTCGCCACGGTCGCGCGGTGCGCGGGCCGTCGGAGGACATCGCGCGCATGCTCAAGCTGCCGCAGGACGGCAAGTTCGGTACGCCGTCGATCGACTTCATGGGCGTGCCGATGCGCCGCGACGGCCAGGTGATGGGCGCACTGGTGGTGCAAAGCTATCGCGAAGGCATGGGCTATACCCAGTCCGATTGCGCGGTGCTGGGATTCGTTGCCGAACACGTGCTCAACGCGGTGGAGCGCAAGCGCGGGCAGCAGGCACTGGAGCAGCGGGTGAAAGACCGCACCAGCGAGCTGGCGGCCGTCAACATCCAGCTGAAGGCGCAGATCGTCGAGCGCGAACGCGCCGCGCATTTGCAGGCCACCCTGTACCGGATCGCGGCGCTGGCCAACAACCAGGAAAGCGACGAGGATTTCTATCGCAGCATCCACCAGGCGGTGGGCGAGCTGCTCGATGCCGAGAATTTCTACATCGCCCTGGTTTCCGCGGATGGCGCGCGGCTGGAGATTCCCTACTCGGTGGATGCGGCAGGCGATCAGCGCAATGACCGCCCGCTGGGCCTCGGCCTGAGCGAATACGTCCTGCGCCACGGGCAAACCCTGCTGATCGACGATGCCGGCGTTCGCGACCTGGTGGCGCAAGGCGATGTCGATGCCAGCCACCATGCCAGCCGGACATCCGCCGTGTGCTGGCTCGGCGCGCCGCTGCAGGGCTCGGACGGGGTCATCGGCCTGGTCGTGGTGCAAAGCTATCGGCCGGATTTGACCTATGCCCAGCAAGACGCCGAGCTGCTGACCTTCGTCGCCCACCAGATCGCCAGCAGCGTGCAGCGCCGGCGGCAAGCCGAAGCGCTGCGCACGCTGAATGCCGAACTCGAGCAACGCGTGCAGGCCCGCACCCGCGAACTGCGCCGTGAAATATCGGTGCGTGAACAGGTGGAGGCGCAGCTCAAGCATCAGGTGATGCACGATCCCCTGACCGGCCTGCCCAACCGCCTGTATCTGCGCGATCGGCTGGATCGCGCCCTGTCCAGCCAGCAGCGCAATGCGCAACATCATTTCGCACTGCTCTACCTGGACGTCGATCGCTTCAAGCTGTTCAACGACAGCCTGGGCCATCTGGCCGGCGATGTCGTCCTGCGCGAGGTCTCGCGCCGGTTGCTGGAATGCGTGCGCACGCCCGATATCGTCGCGCGCCTGTCGGGTGACGAATTCGCGATCCTGCTGGAAGAAGGCCAGCAGCCAGCCACCGCCAGCAAGATTGCCCAGCGCATCCAGTCGCGGATGCAGGCACCGATCCAGGTCGGCGAGCGCGACCTGCAGGCCTCGGTCAGCATCGGCATCGCGATCAGCCATCCGCGCTACCAGACCATCGACGAAATGCTGCATGACGCCGACGTGGCCCTGTATCGCGCCAAGGCGACCGGCCGGCAGCGCTTCGTGCTATTCGACGAAACCCAGCAAAAAGTCGCGATGAACGTGCTGGAGCTGGAGCTGGAGCTGCGCAACGCCTTGCACGTCGGCGAATTCCGGCCCTATTTCCAACCCATCGTGCAGCTGACCGATGGCCACACGGTGGGCTACGAAGCGCTGATCCGCTGGCAACACCCGGTGCGCGGGTTGCTGGGCCCCGGCGAGTTCCTGCCGGTGGCGGAGGAAAGCGGGCTGATCGAGGCGATCGACTGGCACATGTACCGGCTGGCCTGCACCGAAGGTGCCACGCTGGTCGCCAACGGCGGCTTTGTCAGCATCAACATCTCGCCGCGCCATTTCCAGTACGAGGACTTCGACCAGCGCCTGCTGGAGCTGCTGCGCGAAACCGGCTTCCCGCCGGCGCAGCTGCGCATCGAGGTCACCGAAAGCACCCTACTGGGCGATCCGGAGGCGGCGGCGCGGATCCTGCAGCGCCTGCAGGATGCCCACGTGGGTACCGCGCTCGACGACTTCGGCACCGGCTACTCCTCGCTCAGCTACGTGCATCGCTTCCCGCTGAAGTCGATCAAGATCGATCGCTCGTTCATCAGCGGCCTGGACCAGTCCGGCGCCAGCCGCAGCTGGGCGATCGTCGGCGCAGTGCAGAGCCTGGCCCAGTCGCTGAATCTGGACGTGGTTGCCGAGGGCGTGGAAACCGAAGGCCAGCGGCAAGCCCTGCTGGCGATGGGCTGCGCGCATGCGCAGGGGTTCCTGTTCGGCCGGCCACAAGCCTCGCTGCACTGGCTGGATGCGCCCCAGCCGGCGGTTTCGCCCGTGGAATCGTGA
- the plsB gene encoding glycerol-3-phosphate 1-O-acyltransferase PlsB, translating to MPNRQTPDQAGLFDTLAHADTPADARIDTDAKAPSDEAAAGAPLPLPGFLAAASEASPAALPPPQQAGKARTPLWARLLGRPLSPWLKLDIEADPQVAAAALRPVCYVLEDYGLSNALILQRACREAGLPPPLQPIAGDPLGRKRSYVALSRRHANALGLLPGAEHKTHSGSLARLLEAHRANPALDVQLVPVSVFVGQAPKRSSGWFSVLFSENWTLVGRFRRLLAILLNGRDTLVQFSAPISVRDTVAEGLEPERTVRKLSRVLRTHFRRLREVVIGPDLSTRRMLADQVLSAPQVKEAIADQARRDKIKPEDAWKKANGYFWEIAADYSNTVVRSASFALTSVWNRIYRGVLVHHLDQFKQEAPGHEVVYVPSHRSHMDYLLLSYLLYSHGIVAPHIFAGINLNLPVVGTLLRKGGAFFARRSFKGNALYSAVFREYMAQLVAGGYSIEYFIEGGRSRTGRLLQPKGGSLAMTVRAYLRQPSRPVLFQPVYIGYEKLMEGSSYLDELSGKPKEKESIWQLLGGIPKVLRSNYGQVVVNFGERIRLDRILAEHAPDWDHQPVPDDEKPAWFARTVDALAQRIQVNVNRAADVNPINLLALALLSTPKHAMGEADLLAQIALSKTLLAEVPYSDWVTVTPHSPEQIIAHGEEIGLITRIRHPLGDVLGVHGDAAVLLSYFRNNVLHLFTASSWIAVCFQNNRRMGRRQLQQIGRTLYPFLQAELFLPWNEDTFASRIDRTIEVFIREGLLEQVSDEDGGILQRNAGQSDEVFRLRALGHTLQQAFERYYIAISVLVKNGPGILGAGELESMCQLTAQRLSLLYAPAAPEFFDKALFRSFIQQLRELKLVWPSDTSKLMFDDRLKAWAKDARVVLGRELRHTIEKITPDNGRSTGERPALPAAPDAAPEQPQD from the coding sequence ATGCCCAATCGCCAGACTCCCGACCAAGCCGGCCTGTTCGACACGCTAGCGCATGCAGACACCCCGGCCGACGCCCGCATCGACACCGATGCAAAAGCGCCGTCGGACGAGGCTGCGGCAGGCGCACCGTTGCCGCTGCCCGGGTTTCTTGCTGCGGCCAGCGAAGCGTCGCCTGCGGCATTGCCGCCGCCACAACAGGCAGGCAAGGCCCGGACACCGCTGTGGGCGCGCCTGCTGGGGCGCCCGCTGTCGCCCTGGCTGAAACTGGACATCGAAGCCGACCCGCAGGTCGCGGCTGCGGCCTTGCGCCCGGTCTGCTACGTGCTGGAAGACTACGGCCTGTCCAACGCCCTGATCCTGCAGCGCGCCTGCCGCGAAGCCGGCCTGCCGCCGCCGCTGCAGCCCATTGCCGGCGACCCGCTGGGCCGCAAGCGTTCCTATGTCGCGCTGTCACGCCGGCATGCCAACGCGCTGGGGCTGCTGCCCGGCGCCGAGCACAAGACCCATTCCGGCTCGCTGGCACGGCTGCTGGAAGCACACCGCGCCAACCCGGCACTGGACGTGCAACTGGTGCCGGTATCGGTGTTCGTGGGCCAGGCGCCCAAGCGCAGCAGCGGTTGGTTTTCCGTGCTGTTCTCGGAAAACTGGACGCTGGTCGGGCGCTTCCGGCGCCTGCTCGCCATCCTGCTGAACGGCCGCGACACCCTGGTGCAGTTCTCTGCGCCGATCTCGGTGCGCGACACGGTGGCCGAGGGCCTGGAGCCCGAACGTACCGTGCGCAAGCTCTCGCGCGTGCTGCGCACCCATTTCCGGCGCCTGCGCGAGGTGGTGATCGGCCCCGACCTGTCCACCCGGCGCATGCTGGCCGATCAGGTGCTGTCGGCGCCGCAGGTCAAGGAGGCCATCGCCGATCAGGCGCGGCGCGACAAGATCAAGCCGGAAGACGCGTGGAAGAAGGCCAACGGTTATTTCTGGGAAATCGCCGCCGACTATTCCAATACGGTGGTGCGCTCGGCCAGCTTCGCGCTGACCTCGGTGTGGAATCGCATCTACCGGGGCGTGCTGGTGCACCATCTCGACCAGTTCAAGCAGGAAGCCCCCGGCCATGAAGTGGTGTACGTGCCCAGTCACCGCAGCCACATGGACTACCTGCTGCTGAGCTATCTGCTCTACAGCCACGGCATCGTGGCGCCGCACATCTTTGCCGGCATCAACCTCAACCTGCCGGTGGTGGGCACCCTCCTGCGCAAGGGCGGCGCCTTCTTCGCGCGCCGCAGCTTCAAGGGCAACGCGCTGTACTCGGCGGTGTTCCGCGAATACATGGCGCAGCTGGTGGCGGGCGGCTATTCCATCGAATACTTCATCGAAGGCGGGCGTTCGCGCACCGGGCGTTTGCTGCAGCCCAAGGGCGGCTCGCTGGCGATGACCGTGCGCGCCTACCTGCGCCAGCCGTCCCGCCCGGTGCTGTTCCAGCCGGTGTACATCGGCTACGAGAAGCTGATGGAAGGCAGCAGCTACCTGGACGAGCTGTCCGGCAAGCCCAAGGAAAAGGAATCGATCTGGCAGCTGCTGGGCGGCATCCCCAAGGTGCTGCGCAGCAACTACGGGCAGGTGGTGGTGAACTTCGGCGAACGCATCCGCCTGGATCGGATCCTGGCCGAACACGCGCCCGACTGGGATCACCAGCCGGTGCCCGATGATGAAAAACCGGCCTGGTTTGCGCGCACCGTCGATGCGCTGGCGCAACGCATCCAGGTCAACGTCAACCGCGCCGCCGACGTCAACCCGATCAACCTGCTCGCGCTGGCGCTGTTGTCCACGCCCAAGCACGCGATGGGCGAGGCCGACCTGCTGGCACAGATCGCGCTGAGCAAGACCCTGCTGGCCGAAGTGCCGTATTCCGACTGGGTGACGGTGACCCCGCATTCACCGGAGCAGATCATTGCGCACGGCGAAGAGATCGGCCTGATCACGCGCATCCGCCATCCGCTGGGCGACGTGCTGGGCGTGCATGGCGATGCCGCGGTGCTGCTGAGCTATTTCCGCAACAACGTGCTGCACCTGTTCACCGCGTCCTCGTGGATCGCGGTGTGCTTCCAGAACAACCGCCGCATGGGCCGCCGGCAGCTGCAGCAGATCGGCCGCACCCTGTATCCGTTCCTGCAGGCCGAGCTGTTCCTGCCCTGGAACGAGGACACCTTCGCCAGCCGCATCGACCGCACCATCGAAGTCTTCATCCGCGAGGGCCTGCTGGAGCAGGTCAGCGACGAGGACGGCGGCATCCTGCAGCGCAACGCCGGGCAGAGTGACGAGGTGTTCCGCCTGCGCGCGCTGGGCCACACCCTGCAGCAGGCGTTCGAGCGCTACTACATCGCCATCAGCGTGCTGGTGAAGAACGGCCCCGGCATCCTCGGCGCCGGCGAACTGGAAAGCATGTGCCAGCTCACCGCGCAGCGCCTGTCGCTGCTGTACGCGCCGGCTGCGCCGGAGTTCTTCGACAAGGCGCTGTTCCGCAGCTTCATCCAGCAACTGCGCGAACTGAAGCTGGTCTGGCCCAGCGACACCAGCAAGCTGATGTTCGATGACCGCCTCAAGGCGTGGGCGAAGGATGCCCGCGTGGTGCTGGGCCGCGAGCTGCGCCACACCATCGAGAAAATCACCCCCGACAACGGCCGCAGCACGGGCGAACGCCCGGCGCTGCCTGCCGCGCCGGACGCCGCGCCGGAGCAACCGCAAGACTGA
- a CDS encoding YdcH family protein, translated as MNQSLDPAELSRMARRVAELRHEHRELDAAIAGMQASIQTDELILKRMKKHKLLLKDQIAWLENALIPDEPA; from the coding sequence ATGAACCAGTCCCTGGATCCGGCGGAGCTTTCGCGCATGGCCCGGCGCGTGGCCGAGTTGCGCCATGAGCACCGCGAGCTGGACGCCGCCATCGCCGGCATGCAGGCCAGCATCCAGACGGACGAGCTGATCCTCAAGCGGATGAAGAAGCACAAGTTGCTGCTGAAGGATCAGATCGCCTGGCTGGAAAACGCGCTGATTCCCGACGAGCCGGCCTGA
- the ttcA gene encoding tRNA 2-thiocytidine(32) synthetase TtcA, with translation MNIDLPLAEPQPVAQRRKHESDKLAKRLRHQVGRAIADFGMIEAGDKVMVCLSGGKDSYTLLDVLLQLQKKAPVEFSITAVNLDQKQPGFPGHVLPDYLRGIGVDFHIIEQDTYSVVSRVIPEGKTQCSLCSRMRRGALYAYAEAQGFTKIALGHHRDDLVNTFFLNLFFHAKLAGMPPKLLSDNGKHVVIRPLAHVREADIETYADSRGFPIIPCNLCGSQENLQRKQVKHMLAQWEKDSPGRIETLSRALGDIRPSQLSDANLFDFKALGKHGDCAMPDAHAWLAGGETQRDDD, from the coding sequence ATGAACATCGATCTTCCCCTCGCCGAACCCCAGCCCGTCGCCCAACGCCGCAAGCATGAGAGCGACAAGCTGGCCAAGCGCCTGCGTCACCAGGTGGGCCGCGCCATCGCCGATTTCGGGATGATCGAAGCGGGCGACAAGGTGATGGTCTGCCTGTCCGGCGGCAAGGACAGCTACACCCTGCTGGACGTGTTGCTGCAGCTGCAGAAGAAGGCGCCGGTGGAATTCAGCATCACCGCGGTCAACCTGGACCAGAAGCAGCCCGGTTTTCCCGGGCACGTCCTGCCCGATTACCTGCGCGGCATTGGCGTCGATTTCCACATCATCGAACAAGACACCTACTCGGTGGTGAGCCGGGTGATCCCGGAAGGCAAGACCCAGTGTTCGCTGTGCTCGCGCATGCGTCGCGGTGCGCTGTACGCCTATGCGGAGGCGCAGGGGTTCACCAAGATCGCGCTGGGCCATCATCGCGACGACCTGGTCAACACCTTTTTCCTCAACCTGTTCTTCCATGCCAAACTGGCGGGCATGCCGCCCAAGCTGCTCAGCGACAACGGCAAGCACGTGGTGATCCGCCCGCTGGCCCATGTCCGCGAGGCCGACATCGAAACCTATGCCGACAGCCGGGGGTTTCCGATCATTCCCTGCAACCTGTGCGGCTCGCAGGAGAACCTGCAGCGCAAGCAGGTCAAGCACATGCTGGCGCAGTGGGAGAAGGACAGCCCGGGCCGCATCGAAACCCTGTCGCGCGCGCTGGGCGACATCCGCCCGTCACAATTGAGCGATGCCAACCTGTTCGACTTCAAGGCGTTGGGCAAGCACGGCGACTGCGCCATGCCCGATGCCCACGCCTGGCTCGCAGGCGGCGAGACGCAACGCGACGACGATTGA
- a CDS encoding recombination-associated protein RdgC, translating into MFFRNLTLFRFPAALDLSDLDAHLAECALKPVGPLELSSRGFIPPFGHHGDALSHRIDESLWLTVGGEDKLLPGAVVNDLLQKKLASIEEKEGRKPGGRTRKRIKDELIIELLPRAFVRPVRSDALLDTALGVIAIDTSSRKNAESVVSEVRRALGSFPALPVNAEVAPRAILTGWLAGDPLPEGLSLGDECELRDPADSGAVVKIQRMELSGEEINKHLEAGKQATRLALTLDDHVSFVLGEDLVVRKFKLLDGAVDQLESTDRDDIAAELDARFALMAGEFKRLFAVLEKAFKLSKAE; encoded by the coding sequence ATGTTCTTCCGCAATCTCACCCTGTTCCGCTTCCCTGCCGCGCTCGACCTGTCCGACCTCGACGCCCACCTGGCCGAGTGCGCGCTCAAGCCCGTGGGCCCGCTGGAACTGTCCAGCCGCGGCTTCATTCCGCCGTTCGGCCACCACGGCGACGCGCTCAGCCACCGCATCGACGAGTCGCTGTGGCTCACCGTGGGCGGCGAAGACAAGCTGCTGCCCGGCGCGGTGGTCAACGACCTGCTGCAGAAGAAGCTGGCGTCGATCGAAGAGAAAGAAGGCCGCAAGCCCGGCGGGCGCACCCGCAAGCGGATCAAGGATGAACTGATCATCGAGCTGCTGCCGCGCGCGTTCGTGCGCCCGGTGCGCAGCGATGCATTGCTCGATACCGCGCTGGGCGTGATCGCCATCGATACCTCCTCGCGCAAGAACGCGGAGTCCGTGGTGTCGGAAGTGCGCCGCGCACTGGGAAGTTTCCCGGCGCTGCCGGTCAATGCGGAAGTCGCGCCGCGCGCGATCCTGACCGGTTGGCTGGCCGGCGACCCGCTGCCGGAAGGCCTGTCGCTGGGCGACGAATGCGAGTTGCGCGATCCGGCCGATTCCGGGGCGGTGGTGAAGATCCAGCGCATGGAGTTGTCCGGCGAAGAGATCAACAAGCATCTGGAGGCCGGCAAGCAGGCCACGCGATTGGCGCTGACCCTGGATGACCACGTCAGCTTCGTGCTTGGCGAAGACCTGGTGGTGCGCAAGTTCAAACTGCTGGACGGCGCGGTTGACCAGCTGGAATCCACCGATCGCGACGACATCGCCGCCGAACTCGATGCGCGCTTCGCGCTGATGGCCGGCGAGTTCAAGCGCCTGTTCGCGGTGCTGGAAAAAGCCTTCAAGCTCAGCAAGGCGGAGTGA
- a CDS encoding M48 family metallopeptidase yields the protein MSSLLRLFPSFRATPKAPAVQRDSVEIALADGRRIDILRVRDPRARRIKLAVDERGARLTLPLRASRAEGERFLHEHRAWLTQQLALQAQAGGDGLRRDVTGALPLRGHQLPLRWESGRATRLEQDAAGTLRFLAPARAGDAALRRALQEFYEAEGRADLGRWLPAYLPGLPHPPRRIVFKRPSTLWGSLAPDGTVALDLALLLAQPAAFEYVLVHELCHLLHRDHSPRFWHAVELRFADWREQRAYLREEGRGLKARLRQLLAG from the coding sequence ATGTCGTCCCTGCTGCGCCTGTTTCCCTCGTTCCGCGCCACGCCAAAGGCGCCAGCGGTGCAGCGCGACAGCGTCGAAATCGCATTGGCCGACGGCCGTCGCATCGACATCCTGCGCGTGCGCGATCCGCGGGCGCGCAGGATCAAATTGGCGGTGGACGAACGCGGCGCGCGGCTCACCCTGCCGCTGCGCGCCAGCCGCGCCGAAGGCGAGCGCTTCCTGCACGAGCACCGCGCCTGGCTGACGCAGCAGCTTGCACTGCAGGCGCAGGCTGGCGGCGACGGCTTGCGGCGCGACGTCACCGGCGCGCTGCCGCTGCGTGGCCACCAGCTGCCGCTGCGCTGGGAAAGCGGGCGCGCCACCCGGCTGGAACAGGACGCGGCGGGCACGCTGCGCTTCCTGGCTCCGGCCAGGGCCGGCGACGCTGCACTGCGGCGCGCGCTGCAGGAGTTCTATGAGGCCGAAGGGCGCGCCGACCTCGGCCGCTGGTTGCCGGCCTACCTGCCCGGGCTGCCGCACCCGCCGCGGCGAATCGTGTTCAAGCGGCCCAGCACGCTGTGGGGCTCTCTGGCGCCGGATGGCACCGTGGCGCTCGATCTGGCCCTGCTGCTGGCGCAGCCGGCCGCATTCGAATACGTGCTGGTCCACGAGCTTTGCCACCTGCTGCACCGCGACCATTCGCCGCGCTTCTGGCACGCAGTGGAGCTGCGCTTTGCGGACTGGCGCGAGCAGCGCGCCTACCTGCGCGAGGAAGGTCGCGGGCTGAAGGCGCGCCTGCGCCAGCTGCTGGCCGGTTGA
- a CDS encoding alpha/beta fold hydrolase: protein MREVGFDIALGRVSALRNDGHGARVLALHGWLDNAASFVPLAARLRGLDLVALDLPGHGRSAHLPAGTEYGFSVALAAVLDVADALGWERFSLLGHSMGAGIASLLAAACPERIERLVAIEMLGALAELPTRTAERMRDAVTAQRVVKDKRLRVFPDIGTAVRARLNASRVPGSGLDDVQIRLLVERGVRAVPGGFVWSSDPRLTLPTLTRMTQAQIDDVLAAIDCPVLAVFADPAQPYLADAERRRRVALLPQGRLQTFPGGHHLHMQQPDAVAAAIDAFVAR from the coding sequence ATGCGCGAGGTTGGCTTCGACATCGCCCTGGGCCGCGTCAGCGCCTTGCGCAACGACGGCCACGGCGCCCGCGTGCTGGCCCTGCACGGCTGGCTGGACAATGCCGCCAGCTTCGTTCCGCTGGCGGCGCGTCTGCGCGGGCTGGATCTGGTGGCGCTGGATTTGCCGGGCCACGGCCGCAGCGCACACCTGCCGGCAGGCACCGAATACGGCTTCAGCGTGGCGCTGGCGGCGGTGCTGGACGTGGCCGACGCGCTGGGCTGGGAGCGCTTTTCCCTGCTCGGGCATTCGATGGGCGCGGGGATCGCCAGCCTGCTGGCGGCGGCCTGCCCCGAGCGGATCGAGCGCCTGGTGGCGATCGAAATGCTGGGCGCCCTGGCCGAATTGCCCACGCGCACGGCAGAACGCATGCGCGACGCAGTCACCGCGCAGCGCGTGGTCAAGGACAAGCGCCTGCGCGTGTTCCCGGACATCGGCACCGCCGTGCGAGCGCGCCTGAATGCGAGCCGGGTGCCGGGTAGCGGGCTGGATGACGTGCAAATCAGGCTGCTGGTGGAGCGCGGCGTGCGCGCCGTCCCCGGCGGCTTCGTGTGGAGCAGCGACCCGCGCCTGACCCTGCCCACGCTGACCCGGATGACGCAGGCGCAGATCGACGACGTGCTGGCGGCCATCGATTGCCCGGTGCTGGCCGTGTTCGCCGACCCCGCCCAGCCATATCTGGCGGATGCGGAACGTCGGCGGCGCGTGGCGCTGCTGCCGCAGGGGCGCCTGCAGACGTTCCCCGGCGGGCATCACCTGCACATGCAGCAGCCCGATGCGGTGGCTGCGGCAATCGACGCGTTCGTCGCCCGCTGA